AGTGCGTGTTGTCCTGCTCGGTGTCGGTCCAGTTGAAGTACTTCTTGGTCTCCTCGACCCCGAGCCTCTGCCACAGGGCGAGCGACAGGGCCTGGATGTCGAGCAGCGCGACGCCCTCCTCGGTGGCGAGCGCCCGCATCGCCGCCGGATAGTCGCCGTGGGTCGGCACGGCGGTGCCGGAGGCGTCGAACTTCCGCCGCTCGACCGAGGTGGCCAGCACGGGCCGGGCACCACGGGCGCGGGCACCGTCGACGTACAGGCGCAGATAGTCCTGGTACGTCGTCCAGGGCTCGGTGTAGCGGGCGGGATCCGCGGTCTTCTCGTCGTTGTGTCCGAACTGGATCAGCAGGAAGTCGCCCGGCCGAATGGCACCGAGAATGACATCGAGCCGTCCCTCGTCGACGAAGGACTTCGAACTCCGCCCGTTCACCGCGTGATTGGCGACACGCCGATCCTTGTGCAGAAAGAAGGGGAGCGCCATGCCCCACCCGGTCTCGGGCGCGGCGTCGGCGTATTTCTGGGCGGCGGTGGAGTCACCGGCGATGTAGAGGGTGCGCTGTTCCTTGGCTTGGGCAGTACCGGTTGTACTGAAAGCGACGGGCACGGCGGCCATTGCCGCCACGGTGACCTGTCTGCGTGTGAGTGACACCTTGGGTGGCCTCTCTTCCCTCAGGGCCGCGGGGAGCTGCGCGACCGGCCACGACGAACCCGCAGCTCCCCACGACCGCATTCACCCGAGCTCTTAGCCGTTCTGTTCCTTCCACTCGGCCTGAGCCTTGTTCAGCTGGTCGGCCATGGTGTCCAGGAAGTCCTTCGCACTCATGTCACCCAGCAGCACCTTCTGGAAGTTCGGCTCGTTGTCCGCCTTGGAGATCGTGTTCCAGTCGGGCAGGTAGTACGGCAGCTGGACGATGGTCGTGGACCCGTCGGTCAGCGCGGCGGCGGCCAGCTTCGTGGGCTCGGCCTCCGAGATCCAGGCGTCCTTGGCGGCGTCGTTGTTCGACGGCACCTGCCCGGCGGCCTTGTTGAACTTCGAGTTCTCCGCGGCCGAGGTCGCGAACTCGATGAACTTCCAGGCCGCGTCCTTGTTCTTCGAGCTCTTGAACACCCCCATCCCGTCGACGGGGTTGGACACCTGCACCCGCTTGCCGGAGGCGCCGATCGGCTGCGGAATGCCCCGGAACTTGTCGACCCCGAGCGCCTTCACGTGGTCCTGGTACGACCCCAGGTTGTGGTTCAGCATCCCGATCGTGCCGGAGTCCCACTGGGCGACCATCTTGGTGAAGTCGTTGTTGAGGTCGGCCGCCGGAGTGACCTTCTTGTACAGCGCCGCGTACTTCTCCAGCGCCGCCACGTTCTTCGGGTCGTTGACCGTGGTCTTGTCGCCGTCCCAGAACGAGGTGATCCCGCTCTGCCCGTACATCGCGTCCAGGGCCTGGGCGATGGACCCGGCGCCACCGCGGATGGTGTAACCGAACTCGTTCTTCTTGGCGTCGGTGAGCTTGTCCGCGGCCTCGTAGAACTTGTCCCAGGTCGTCGGCTCGTCGAGGCCCGCCTTCTTGAACAGGTCGGTCCGGTAGTACAGCACGCCGTTGTTGGCGGAGGTCGGGATCGAGTACAGCGTCCCGTCGCCGCCCCCCGACGCCTTCAGCACGCCGACCATGTCCTCGTTGAGCTTGCCGTTCAGGGAGGACTTGGCGAGCCGGTCGTCCAGCGGCTCCAGGGCGTTCTGCGCGGAGAACCCGGCGAGCATGGCCGCGCCGACACCACCGACGTCCGGCAGGCCGCCGCCCTGGATGGCGGTGTCGACCTTGGACTGGTACTCGGTGGACGCGATGCCGACGTACTCGACCTTGATGTCCGGGTTCGCCTTCTGGAAGTCGGCGATGACCTCCTTCCAGATGTCGGTGCGGACACCGCCGTTGTTGTCCCAGAAGACGATCTTGCCCTTGCCGCTGCCCTCGTCTCCCTTGTCACCGCCGGACCCGCTGCCGTCGTCACCGCAGGCGGTGGCGGTCAGTGCCAGGACGGACCCGAGGGCGACGGCTATGGCAGCGCGCCTGCTTCTGCGGATACTGATCTTCATTGATCGGCTCTCTTCTTCTTCTGATTCCAGCGGAGATATGAAGTTGTGGGGGGAAGTCGGTGGCGCCCGGACGTCAGTGGGCGGCGTACGGCGCCCAGCCGTCCGTGCCCTTGAGGTAGTTCGCGACGGTGTAGGTCCTCGCGTCGGCGGCACCGAGCTGTGGCCGGTCGGCGCTCGCGGCCGCGCCCGGCCCGGAGTTGCGGTACTCGGCGAACCGCGCGTCCTTCCACGAGAAACCGCTCATGTCGGTCCACGGAGAGGACTTCACGGCGGCCGGCAGCTCGGTGTCGCGGATCAAAACCTGCGCCACGGCGGCCGGTTCACCGCCCGGGTGCCACGGCCGTCCCAGATGGAAGGACTGGTCCGGCGCGTCGCTCACGACCTTCGACCGGGTGATCAGGAACCCGTACGGGTTGCCGGTCCAGGTCGAAGCGGCCGTGATGTAGCCGTTGTTGGTGTCCGAGCCCCGGCTCAGCGCCCGGATCACGGACCGCTCGATCACCGTCGTCGCCCGGCCGTAGACGAAGTCGACATCGCCCTCGATGTACGAGTCGCGGATGTAGACCCGGCTGATCACGTCCAGCTTGGGGCTGTCGGTCATCAGGGTGTCCTGGTTGCCCAGGAAGGCGGTGTCCTCGAAGACGATCCGGTCACCGGTCGTCTTCATCGCGAGGGCCTGCTCGCCCTTCAGCTCGACCGCGGCCTCGTCGAAGTCGTTGCTGAAGGTGAGGTGGCGGGCGGTGACGTCGTTCGCGGCGATCCGGACCGTCGCACTGCCCGTCGAACCGCCGTACTCGGCGGGGGTGTCGTAGACGATGATGGTGTCGGACCGGTCGTGTCCAGTCCCCTGGAGCACAATCCTGGGCTTGGTCGCCGGGATGGAGACCTTGGCACGGTAGGTACCCGGCGCGACGGCGATCGTCACCGGCACGGCGTTGCCGTCGGGCACGGCGTCCACCGCGGCCTGCACGGTCGGGTAGTCACCGGGGACGTGCAGGGTCACCCCGATCCGCTGCTGCGGTCCGGAGAACCTCGACACCAGCGACGGCACGGCGGCGGCCGGGTCCAGCCGGTAGTCGTAGAAGGACCGAGGATCGAATGCCGTACCCCACGCGTCCGTTCGACCGGTCGTGTTCTTCAGGATCGACCCGCGCTGCACCAACTCGGCGGTGGTGTCGGCCTGGTAGGGATGCTGGACACCGTCGTAGTAACTGTTCTCGATGACCATCTTGGTCTTGCCGCGCGCCCAGTTCCCGTACGTCCACACCGGGTCACCGTCGGCGACCTGCGAGGACAGGTAGTTGTTGTACAGGTGGGCGTAGGCGAGGTTGTCCGCCGAGGGGTTGCGCTGCTTCGTGCCGTGGAACCAGTTGTGGTCGATCGTCATCTCGGTGAGCACATTGGTGGTCCAGCCGATCCCGAACGCCTTGTTGTGGTTCGTGAACTGGTTGTAGGAGACGGTGATGTACCGGCTGTCCTTGCGGATGTCGAGCAGCCCGTCGCCCATGTGCTCGAAACGGTTGTGATCGATCCAGACATGGTCGACGGTGTCCATCTGGATCGCGTCGAAGTCGGTCGTCTTGCCGTCCCAGTCGCCCTCGACGTACGAGTCACGGATCGTCAGGTTGCGGATGATCACGTTGTGCGTGCCGGGGTTGAGATGGAGCTCGCCGTGGACGATCTCGCCGGTGTCGCCGACGCCGATGATCGTCTTGTTCGAGGCCACGACGATGTCCGAGCCGAAGGGCTCGACGGCTATCGCGCCCGAGACCCGTATGACGTACGGCTCCTCGGCCGCTGCGTAAGTGGCCAGTGCGGCCTGGTCGGTGACGGTGACGACCTTGCCGCCGGCCCCTCCGGTGGTACCGCCGGCGAGGGAGGCGAAGCCGTGCGCCCGGTCGCTCCAGCGGTCGACCGGAGTCTTTTCGGCAGCCTTGGCCTGCCCGATCGCCCCGAGGCTCAGCGCGGCCACAAGGCCGAGGACAGCGGCCAGGACTGTGCCGTATCCCGGTCTCTGCAAGCGCTTGCTATGAAGGTGCTGCGTCATTGCGGCTCCCAAAAGGCTTACGGGTTCGGTGCGTTACAGGTGGTTGATCCTGAAGTGCGAGAAGGTTGCCGCCCCGGCGTGTCCTCCTCCGACGGGCGCGAGGGCGAACAGTCCGAGCAGGGCTCCGACCCAGCGCCAGGGGGTGGCGGCGAAGACGGGTCCGCTGGGGCACGGGCCGTCGCCGACGTCGTAGAAGAACCGGCAGCGCGCCCCCGCTCCGATCTCGATCCGCAACCGTGCCCGTCCCGTGGGTGCCGGCCGCGGATGGTCGGCGTCCCGCTCCTGCTCGGCGACGCCCTCGGCGAACCGGTGCACGAGATGGACGCTCCCGTCGGCCCCGCGCTGGAGCCCGATCCAGCTGAAGGCGTCGCCCAGGACGGCTAGTCCGGCGCGTGCTCCCGGCTCCTCGCTGTGCAGGTGCAGTTCCACCTCGACCGCCGATGGCGTGCCGGGCAGTCGCTGGGTGAGGACGTTCGGCAGTCTGCGCAGGTCGTGCGCGTCGGCCGAACGGACG
This portion of the Streptomyces canus genome encodes:
- a CDS encoding ABC transporter substrate-binding protein, encoding MKISIRRSRRAAIAVALGSVLALTATACGDDGSGSGGDKGDEGSGKGKIVFWDNNGGVRTDIWKEVIADFQKANPDIKVEYVGIASTEYQSKVDTAIQGGGLPDVGGVGAAMLAGFSAQNALEPLDDRLAKSSLNGKLNEDMVGVLKASGGGDGTLYSIPTSANNGVLYYRTDLFKKAGLDEPTTWDKFYEAADKLTDAKKNEFGYTIRGGAGSIAQALDAMYGQSGITSFWDGDKTTVNDPKNVAALEKYAALYKKVTPAADLNNDFTKMVAQWDSGTIGMLNHNLGSYQDHVKALGVDKFRGIPQPIGASGKRVQVSNPVDGMGVFKSSKNKDAAWKFIEFATSAAENSKFNKAAGQVPSNNDAAKDAWISEAEPTKLAAAALTDGSTTIVQLPYYLPDWNTISKADNEPNFQKVLLGDMSAKDFLDTMADQLNKAQAEWKEQNG
- a CDS encoding pectinesterase family protein, which encodes MTQHLHSKRLQRPGYGTVLAAVLGLVAALSLGAIGQAKAAEKTPVDRWSDRAHGFASLAGGTTGGAGGKVVTVTDQAALATYAAAEEPYVIRVSGAIAVEPFGSDIVVASNKTIIGVGDTGEIVHGELHLNPGTHNVIIRNLTIRDSYVEGDWDGKTTDFDAIQMDTVDHVWIDHNRFEHMGDGLLDIRKDSRYITVSYNQFTNHNKAFGIGWTTNVLTEMTIDHNWFHGTKQRNPSADNLAYAHLYNNYLSSQVADGDPVWTYGNWARGKTKMVIENSYYDGVQHPYQADTTAELVQRGSILKNTTGRTDAWGTAFDPRSFYDYRLDPAAAVPSLVSRFSGPQQRIGVTLHVPGDYPTVQAAVDAVPDGNAVPVTIAVAPGTYRAKVSIPATKPRIVLQGTGHDRSDTIIVYDTPAEYGGSTGSATVRIAANDVTARHLTFSNDFDEAAVELKGEQALAMKTTGDRIVFEDTAFLGNQDTLMTDSPKLDVISRVYIRDSYIEGDVDFVYGRATTVIERSVIRALSRGSDTNNGYITAASTWTGNPYGFLITRSKVVSDAPDQSFHLGRPWHPGGEPAAVAQVLIRDTELPAAVKSSPWTDMSGFSWKDARFAEYRNSGPGAAASADRPQLGAADARTYTVANYLKGTDGWAPYAAH
- a CDS encoding rhamnogalacturonan acetylesterase; the encoded protein is MSLTRRQVTVAAMAAVPVAFSTTGTAQAKEQRTLYIAGDSTAAQKYADAAPETGWGMALPFFLHKDRRVANHAVNGRSSKSFVDEGRLDVILGAIRPGDFLLIQFGHNDEKTADPARYTEPWTTYQDYLRLYVDGARARGARPVLATSVERRKFDASGTAVPTHGDYPAAMRALATEEGVALLDIQALSLALWQRLGVEETKKYFNWTDTEQDNTHFNPPGAIAVARLVARELLRHRVLAPRDVRRLDAEIPESWITWPSSATA